The region CGCGTGGTCATTTACATAAATTTGGCGGTTCTAGCTTAGCGGATGCAGACTGTTATCGCCGCGTGGTTCATATTCTTCTGACTCACGGTAATAGTGACGATCTTGTGGTTGTCTCAGCCGCAGGTAAGAGTACTAATTTTCTTTATGAATTACTTGCGTTAAAAGACTCGTCGCAGCTGTGGCAAGAAAAATTACAAGTGTTGATTAGTTTTCAGCAAAATTTGATTGAGCAGCTGCTATCCAATGAGCAAGCAAGAAGCTTGCGTGAGCGTTTATCGATTGATAAGTATCAGTTGATTAGTCTGTTTTCTCTTGATGACATCAATGAATATAAGCGTAGTGAGGTCGTCAGTTTTGGCGAGCGTTGGTCTGCTCGTCTATTAGCTGCGTTATTGAGAGAGTCTGGTGTGGCGGCGAATGATGTCGATGCCAGAAGCTTACTAATTGCTGATGAGGGTGCCATCCCTCAAATTAGACTCGACGAATCACGGAGCCGGGTACAGCAACGTATTGAAAATAGTCCTAATGAAAGACTTATTATCACAGGGTTTATTTGTGCAAATCGTCAAGGCGAAACTTTATTACTTGGACGAAATGGCTCTGATTATAGTGCCACTTTAATCGCCAGTCTTGCCGATATTGACCGTGTGACGATTTGGACTGATGTTGAAGGCGTGTTTAATGCTGATCCTAATAAGATTAACGATGCAAAGTTACTTAAAAGCCTCTCTTTAGACGAAGCTAATCGTCTCGCACATTTAGGCTCTCCAGTGCTACACAATCGGTCGTTACAACCCTTATTTAATACCAATGTGAGCTTAGCGGTACGTTCGAGCTATGCATCGCATACTGATTTTACCCTCATCGCTCCCAAGAGTTCTTCAGCCAGCGCACCAGTGGTGACGAATTTACCATCGGTTGCATTATTCAATTTTAGATTAACAACGGGACCATCACGTGTGCTTAAGCTATTGGCAGATGCGGGGCTCATTCCATTAGCGCATTGGAAGTTAGCACATCATCGAGTTGAGTTTGCGTTTACTCATGAAAACAGTAAACAAGTTCACACCATACTTGAAGGGATCGATGCATCATTGGGTCTCAGTGATATTAGCGTGCGTGAAGATTTTGGCCTAGTAGCCCTGGTCAGTGCTGATGCGAGTCTTTATCGTCGAGGTTTTGCGCGTTTACTCAGTCGAGATGCCAGACCACTGTTTAATGATGGCTTGAGTCTTGTGACCTTAGTGCCTTATGGGCAAGTGAACTTACTCACTCAAAAGGTCCATCGTCGTTGTACCGGTCCTCGTAAACGTATTGGTGTACTATTACTCGGTGTCGGAAACATAGGTGAAGCTTGGGTTGAACTCTTTAATGGGGCGCGAACGTCACTGAACAAAGAATTGGAAGTCAATGTTGAGCTGGTGGGGCTAGTGAGTTCAAAGAAAGCCTTGTTAAATGACCAAGGGATCGGCTTAACCTTATGGCAACAGGCGTTTGAGCAGCAAGCTAAGCCTTGGCAATATGATGATTTATTTGATGAGCTTCAGGCGCTTGAATGTGATGAACTGATCGCGCTTGATATCAGTGCCAGTGCAGATCTTACTTTGCAATATCCTGAATTTTTTTCCCGTGGTATTCATGTGGTGAGTGCCAATAAACTTGCGGGCTCAGGGCCCTTAGCCTTTTATCATGAATTAAAGCAGCAATTGGGTAATCGGCGATTATTTTGGCGATACAATGCCAGTTGTGGTGCTGGACTACCGGTACAACACGCGTTAAATGACTTGCATAATAGTGGTGACAATATCGAAGCGGTGGGCGGAATATTTTCGGGTACTTTATGTTGGTTATTTGAAAAGTATGACAGCCAAAAACCGTTTTCAGAGTTGGTGTTAGAAGCCAGAGATTTAGGCATTACCGAGCCAGATCCTCGTGACGATCTCTCTGGGCGAGATATGCAGCGTAAGCTTCTTATTCTTGCTCGTGAAATAGGACATGATATTGAGCTTGATGATATTGAGCTAAATTCACTGGTGCCCGCTGCGTTGGCTGATATTCCATTAGCGCAATTTTTAGTCCGTATTTCAGAATTGGATAACGTGATGCAGCAGCAGTTTCAGGCAGCATTAGAACAAGACAAGGTACTGCGTTATGTGGCTTGTTTGGATACCATAGATGGCCAATTAAAGGCGAAAGTGGGTATAGAGTGGGTTCGTCGTGAGCATGCGTACGCAAACTTGACTCCCGGTGATAACGTGTTTGTGATCCGCAGTAGCTTTTATCAGGATAATCCATTAATTATCCGTGGGCCTGGTGCCGGTCGAGAAGTGACGGCTGCAGCTGTGCAATCAGACCTTGCGCAAATTTGTCGGGATTTAGTGCTGGAATAATGACTCTTTATTTTTTCTACTTGACTTAACTCTCATTTTCTCTACTATGGATGTATAGACGTCCAAACGTCCAAATGATTTCTGTATCTTCAAGTAGATTAAGAAACAAAATAATAGACAGTAACGCAGTAGAGGGAATAGAGATGAGTTTTAATCATGCACAACATTCAACATCGTTAAACCAGAGCTTGTCTGAGCTCAATGGCGATATTAATGTTTCTTTTGAATTTTTCCCTCCAGCCTCTCCAGAAATGGAACAAATCCTTTGGAATTCTATTCGTCGTCTAGCGCCACTCAACCCTAAATTTGTTTCGGTGACATATGGGGCCAATTCAGGGGTTCGAGACCGTACTCATGGGGTGATTGAGCGGATCCAAAAAGAAACTAATTTGGTTGCTGCACCCCATTTAACATTGGTTGATGCCAGTGACGAAGAACTAAAAGAGCTGGCAAAACAGTATTGGAATTCAGGCATTAAAGATATTGTTGCTTTGCGTGGAGATTTACCTGAAGGCAGTGCAAAACCCACTCGTTTTGCTAATGATTTAGTGCGTTTGCTGCGCTCAGTTGCTGATTTTGATATTTCTGTTGCTGCTTACCCTGAAATGCACCCAGATGCACGCAATGCACAGGCCGATCTGATCAATTTAAAGAAGAAAATCGATGCGGGTGCTAATCGCGCCATTACTCAATTTTTCTTCGATGTGGAATCTTATCTTAGGTTCCGTGATCGTTGTGTGAGTGCCGGTATTGATGTTGAAATCGTACCAGGTATATTACCCGTGACGAATTTTAAACAACTTAAACGTTTCGCAGGCATGACGAATGTTGGGATCCCTAGCTGGTTACATAAACAGTTTGAAGGATTAGATGACGATCCCGTTACTCGGCAGATGGTTGGGGCTAATGTGGCCATTGACATGGTGAAAGTACTGTCCAGAGAGGGGGTTAAAGACTTTCACTTTTATACCTTAAACCGAGCTGAATTAACGTATGCTATTTGCCATACATTAGGCGTGAGACCGAATAAATAAGCTGTAGTTAATCAGTGATAACGATGCCCTGTCTTTATACCCAATTTAGATAGGGCATTTTTGTATTGGTAGAATAAAGGCGTGTGATATGAATATTATTCTGGTCACTGATATTTTTGGCTCAACAGAATCTATTTCGTTGCTCCAAAAAAGGATCGAGAAAACGGGTTGTCAATCTACTATTGTCGATCCGTTTAATGGTGTTAATAAACACTTTAAGAGTGAGCCGTTAGCGTACCAAACCTTCCTTGCTGAGTGTGGCCATGATAAATATTGTGATTTGCTAACCAGTAAAATTGAAAATACTAATGGTCCGAGTGTCGTGGTAGGTTTTAGTGCAGGGGCTTCGGCTGCTTGGAAGTCACTTGTGATGTCGAGTCATGCAGGTGTTGCACATTTTATCGGCTTTTATCCAAGCCAAATACGTTACCATTTAGATGTTTGCCCTCAATTACCCGTTAGTTTAATTTTCCCCGCTGTTGAACCTCATTTTGAGATTGATGAAGTGATAAAAGTGCTATCCATAAAGCCTGAGGTTTACACCCATAAAACAGATTTTAATCATGGTTTTATGAATCCACTCTCATCAGAATACTCAGCTAATGCGGCTGGCTATTATATTGATATTTTGTGTCAAGTTAGCTTACTGATGAATATTACGGATTGCCGCCGTTGATTAGGTGATATCTGAAAACTGATGGATAAATACCATCAACATTATGTGAACATCTGTTGATGGTGGAACTCCACTAGACCCATTCTTATGCTATTAATTTTATTTTTAAGATTTATCTCTATGATTGAAAATTATTCGAGTTACGGGTAATGACAATGTTTGTTTCGTTAGGTCAATAATCTTAGAATATTCGTGAAAGATAGTTCCTCTATAGATCATATTAAAAATATCTCAATTTTTTAACCCTGAAGTGAGCCCTGTTACAATTTGCATCTCAGTATTGTTATTTTATTTTTTATAAATATATTGCCTAAATAACTCAAAGGTTGTTCTTATTTTAAACCATTTTAAGTTGTGGATACATAGTGTTGCAAACTTATCATTTAAGAAAGAGTTTGGAAATGTTATCTTGCTCCAAAATAACGCTAAGGCATTAAATTATTAAGGGTTTTAAATTTTACGCCGATTAATTGTTAGTATTTTGTTTCGAGTCTGAATGTGGTGACCATTATTAGGTTTTTATTTTTAACGTTTAAAATTTATATACTCTCATGTGTTGTTTAATCTAAGGGACAGTTTTATCACTGCTTAGTTATTTTTTATGCGATTGTGTTTTACGTATTTTTTAGCATATTTTTAATTTTCAACTCTTACTAATTACATATATTTTCAGGATGGATTTATGACTACTAGAATAAGGCAGTTGTTAACTGTTAGGACTATGATTTTATTTATGGTGATAGTTTTTTGTTTTCCGCTGTTATCTCAAGCAGCTCAAGAAGTGTTGCATGGTGGAGGTGGCACACTAAGAGAAATTGAGCGTGTTAGAATTACGGCAGCAGGTGGTGCTACTCAAATTTATACAGGTGAAACGCTACAATATAGTGCTGAGGTGAGTAATTCAAGCTCAGGAAATGATTGGGTTCCTGTTTCCGCAAGCGAAGTATCCTGGGATGTTCTCGTCAATGGAGATCAACCTGAAGATTTAGTCTCGATAGATGAACAAGGTTTAGCGACAGGTATTGCAGCGGGTGATGTTGAGATTATAGGAATATACGAAGGGGAGGGTGGTACTCAAGCTTTGACAGTTATCAAAGATGTACTTGAGAGTATTGAGATCACGATTGAAATACAGGAGTTACCTGTTGGTTCTACTTCCCAGGTAACGGCCATGGGTACTTTTATTAGTGGCACAAAACCAATAACAGATGTAGATCATTTACTGTGGAGGAGTTCAAAGGCAGAAACAGTAAGCGTGACCTCTACAGGTGTAGTAGAGGCCTTGGTCGAAAATGATAGTGCAATTATTACTGCAGAGCTTGATCTCGTTCAATCTAATCCAATCACAATTACAACTAATGATGCCATTTTGGCAGCGTTAACCATCCGCTCAGAGCATGGTGTTACTGAAGTTGCTGTCGGTTTGACTGAGTCTTATGTTGCTGAAGGGCATTACTCTGATGGTAATGATTATCCTTTACTAGTCGGACCAACTTGGCGCAGCGATACTCCTGACAAAGCAACGATTGATTCAGCTTCTGGTGAGTTAACGGGCGTGGGTGAAGGGTCCACAAATGTTACGGCTACAATGGCTGATGCCAATGGTGATAATATCGAGAGCGCTCCTCTGGAGGTCATAATAATACCCGCAGTATTACAGGGGATTAGAATTGAGCCTGTTTTAGAAGGTGGCGACTTAACAGTTGTAGGAACATCGACTGAATTTTCAGTCATTGCTGAATATTCCGATGGTGATATTACACTCAATTCAGGGGATGTATATTGGGGAGCTGGGATTGGGAGCACTGATATGACTGCTGATGGTGTTATAACACCTGAGCAAGCATGTTTAGAAAATAATTGTAGTATATATGCTGAATATGAGGGGAAGAATGCGACGGCGTATTACACTGCTGTAGATCTTAAATCGCCCATTCATCTTGACGCTAGAAGCAAGGATTTTCTTGGTTGGAAAGTTGTGCTGTCTGCTACTCAGCAACAAGTGGTCGGTTTTTATGGCACGGAATATGGTCTAACTAGTCTAGATTTTACCGAGTTAGTCGATACATGGGGGCTTATTGATGATGTGAGTCCATTACCAGCAATAGATATTACAGGAGATTTTAAGCTTGCTGTAATGAATCAAGCTGAGTTGAGTGAAGTTTATACTTTAGCGGGTGACACTTTTAACAGTTGGTCTGAAGGGTTTCCAACAACGGATATCGATCAAAAAGGGGTATGGACACGAACAGAGGTGAACACTAATACTCATATTGTTCTTCCTGGAGATCTTGAAGGAGATGAGCTTGAAACTCACTATGTCATGGTCATATTAACAAAAGCATCATAATGATTTTTTAGTTTTAAATGAGGTTATTTTAGGTGAGTTTGACTATTTTCCTGTGTCGCAAAACTTGGTGATACGAGCCTGCTTTTTTTACAGAAAGCGGCTTTACTATCATGAGTAACGTTGATAATGGATACTTATTAGCAATAAATGACGTGTAATGGTGAGATCGCTTTCCTATTTAGTTGTGGTGGATTGAAATTGGCTAGTAACTAGGAAGTAAATTGTGCCATACGCGAGTATCGTGAATTTTAATCGATATTTAAGCATGGCTTTCTATATTAACTGCCATTTTA is a window of Shewanella sp. VB17 DNA encoding:
- a CDS encoding Ig-like domain-containing protein yields the protein MTTRIRQLLTVRTMILFMVIVFCFPLLSQAAQEVLHGGGGTLREIERVRITAAGGATQIYTGETLQYSAEVSNSSSGNDWVPVSASEVSWDVLVNGDQPEDLVSIDEQGLATGIAAGDVEIIGIYEGEGGTQALTVIKDVLESIEITIEIQELPVGSTSQVTAMGTFISGTKPITDVDHLLWRSSKAETVSVTSTGVVEALVENDSAIITAELDLVQSNPITITTNDAILAALTIRSEHGVTEVAVGLTESYVAEGHYSDGNDYPLLVGPTWRSDTPDKATIDSASGELTGVGEGSTNVTATMADANGDNIESAPLEVIIIPAVLQGIRIEPVLEGGDLTVVGTSTEFSVIAEYSDGDITLNSGDVYWGAGIGSTDMTADGVITPEQACLENNCSIYAEYEGKNATAYYTAVDLKSPIHLDARSKDFLGWKVVLSATQQQVVGFYGTEYGLTSLDFTELVDTWGLIDDVSPLPAIDITGDFKLAVMNQAELSEVYTLAGDTFNSWSEGFPTTDIDQKGVWTRTEVNTNTHIVLPGDLEGDELETHYVMVILTKAS
- the metF gene encoding methylenetetrahydrofolate reductase, with product MSFNHAQHSTSLNQSLSELNGDINVSFEFFPPASPEMEQILWNSIRRLAPLNPKFVSVTYGANSGVRDRTHGVIERIQKETNLVAAPHLTLVDASDEELKELAKQYWNSGIKDIVALRGDLPEGSAKPTRFANDLVRLLRSVADFDISVAAYPEMHPDARNAQADLINLKKKIDAGANRAITQFFFDVESYLRFRDRCVSAGIDVEIVPGILPVTNFKQLKRFAGMTNVGIPSWLHKQFEGLDDDPVTRQMVGANVAIDMVKVLSREGVKDFHFYTLNRAELTYAICHTLGVRPNK
- a CDS encoding bifunctional aspartate kinase/homoserine dehydrogenase II, with protein sequence MARGHLHKFGGSSLADADCYRRVVHILLTHGNSDDLVVVSAAGKSTNFLYELLALKDSSQLWQEKLQVLISFQQNLIEQLLSNEQARSLRERLSIDKYQLISLFSLDDINEYKRSEVVSFGERWSARLLAALLRESGVAANDVDARSLLIADEGAIPQIRLDESRSRVQQRIENSPNERLIITGFICANRQGETLLLGRNGSDYSATLIASLADIDRVTIWTDVEGVFNADPNKINDAKLLKSLSLDEANRLAHLGSPVLHNRSLQPLFNTNVSLAVRSSYASHTDFTLIAPKSSSASAPVVTNLPSVALFNFRLTTGPSRVLKLLADAGLIPLAHWKLAHHRVEFAFTHENSKQVHTILEGIDASLGLSDISVREDFGLVALVSADASLYRRGFARLLSRDARPLFNDGLSLVTLVPYGQVNLLTQKVHRRCTGPRKRIGVLLLGVGNIGEAWVELFNGARTSLNKELEVNVELVGLVSSKKALLNDQGIGLTLWQQAFEQQAKPWQYDDLFDELQALECDELIALDISASADLTLQYPEFFSRGIHVVSANKLAGSGPLAFYHELKQQLGNRRLFWRYNASCGAGLPVQHALNDLHNSGDNIEAVGGIFSGTLCWLFEKYDSQKPFSELVLEARDLGITEPDPRDDLSGRDMQRKLLILAREIGHDIELDDIELNSLVPAALADIPLAQFLVRISELDNVMQQQFQAALEQDKVLRYVACLDTIDGQLKAKVGIEWVRREHAYANLTPGDNVFVIRSSFYQDNPLIIRGPGAGREVTAAAVQSDLAQICRDLVLE